TTCCAGGGACCCGATCGCATTGCTTCGGCACGCGACCCGTTATTTCCCATCGAAGCCCAGTAGAGCGGTCGTTCCGGCAGTTGCTCGTCGCGCAGAAGGACCGGCGAGAGATCGACGCCGTCCAAATCGAGAGCGGAGCTTTCTGCGCCCGCGAGAGACAGGAGCGTCGGCATCACATCAATGGAGATCATCGGCTGATCGCTTTCGCTCCCAGCTTCGATTGTGCCCGGCCACCAGGCGATCGCGGGTACTTTGTGGCCACCTTCGAAAACGGTCCCCTTGCCGCCACGCAGTTCAGGACTGCCGCTGGGGAAGTCGGAGGAGGGGCCGTTGTCGGAGAAGAAGAGGACGAAGGTGTTCTCCGCGATGTCCAGATCGAGCAGAGTCTGCCGGAGTTGACCGATCCCTTCGTCGATCGGCATCGTCATGCCCTTGTACTTGGCAATTCGTTCGTCCTCGCTGACTTCCTTCCACTTCCAGCGATCCCAGTGCTCTTCGGTGCGGCGTACCGCGTCGCCGGGAACCTGGACCGGGTTATGGATTGCTTCATGAGCCACGTACAGACAGAACGGTTTTTCCTCATCGGCGTGCCTGCGAACGAAGTCGAGGGTGTACTTGTTGATCAGATGCGTCGAATAGCCTTCCTCGCGGGTTTCGTCTTTGCCATGCCACCAGTCGTGTTTGTTGTGATCGCCGACGTGACTGACGAAGTCGATATTGCCGCTGTGGTAGCCGATGAACTCATCGAATCCGTGGTGCTGCGGATGATAGTCCGAAGAGTTGTGCGGATAACCCTGATGCCATTTGCCTATCAGGCCCGTGGAGTAGCCCTGTTCCTTCAGCACCTCGGCAAAGGTCGTCTCGCTGAGCTGGAGTCCTTTGCGATGTTCCGGGTGATCGGCAACGGGATGAATGACCGCTTCGATGCCGGTCCGCTGCTGATAGCGACCCGTCAACAGACCGGCTCGCGTGGGCGAGCAAACCGTTCCCGACGAGTGGAAGTCGGTCAGCTTCATGCCCTCGGCTGCCAGACGGTCGATCTCGGGAGTCTCGAAGTAGGGGTTCCCAAAGCAGCTGACGCCTTCATAACCCATGTCGTCGACCATCACCACGATGAGATTCGGCCTGGCGGCGAACAGGTTTTGAGGGGCGAGCAGTAGAGTCAGCCCGAGTAGAGTGGAGAACAGCAGTGGAATCTTCTTCATGGGGCAGGTCCTTTTGCGAGGAGTGATCAGATCGGAGACTGCCGATTCTATCGCGCTGCCACTGATCATGATAGAATCGCGTCCGCATCCACCGCTTCTCGTTCCATCAGTTCAGGGAGTCGCCATGTTTCGCACCCCGTTCCGCTCGCTTGTTGCCGGTCTGCTGACTCTGTGCCTCCTGCCCGCAATCACTCTCGCTGAGATCACGGTCGAAGAGAACATCATCTACGGCACCGGAGGCGGTCAGGAACTGATGCTCGATCTGGCCAGGCCAGACGGCGAAGGCCCGTTCCCAGCGATTGTCTTCATCCATGGCGGCGGCTGGCACGGCGGTTCGAGAAAGGGATACATACCAGCCATTAAGGAAGCCGCCCGACGCGGCTATGTCGCCGTCACAATCACTTACCGGCTGATGACGTTCGATCAGACGAAGAAGGAAACGACGACGGCTGCCCCTATCTTCCCGGCTCAGATCGAAGACGCCAAAGCCGCCGTGCGGTGGGTGAGGGCGAAAGCAGAGAAGTATCAGGTCGATCCAGACCGCATCGGCGTCACAGGAGGGTCGGCGGGAGGACATCTCTCGCTGCTGGTTGGTCTCAGCGACGATAAAGACGGCCTGGAAGGAAGCGGGGGGAATCCTCAGCAGTCGAGTCGCGTGCAGGCCGTGGTGAATGTCTACGGTCCGACGGAGATGGCTCGCTGCTACGAGACCAGTTCGGTCGACTGGATCTTTCGTCTGTTCATGGGAGGAACTCCGGAAGAAGTGTCTGAAACCTACACAAAAGCAAGCCCGATCACTTATGTCAGCAGCGACGATCCGCCCGTGCTCACGCTGCAGGGGGACAGCGATCTGCTCGTTCCGGTTGAACAGGCTCGCTTGCTGGATGAGAAAATGAAAGCGGTCGGCGCGACCCACGAATTGATTGTCTTTGAAGGGCAGGGGCATGGATTTCAGGGCGAGGCGGGCGTGAAAGCAATCACGGCGATGTGGGACTTCTTCGAGAAGCATCTGAAACCGTAGGTCCGTGGAATAGCATTTGCGGCCTGTCTCCGGAAACGCACTCTCGATCCGGAACAGAGTCGGTCACGCTCAGGCCGACGCAGACAGGAGGCCGCCCCATGACCGGTCACGACCCCCATCAAGTGAATCGCCGTAAGTTCCTCTCTGCAGCGGGAGGACTGGCCGCCGCCGGAATGTCGAGCAATGCGCTCGGCGCACCGAATGACAAGTCGTCGGACGATCGGCAGGTGCAGCTGAACAATCCGCAGGTCGGCCAGCCTGTCAGCCAGACGGCCAAAGCG
This sequence is a window from Rubinisphaera margarita. Protein-coding genes within it:
- a CDS encoding alpha/beta hydrolase: MFRTPFRSLVAGLLTLCLLPAITLAEITVEENIIYGTGGGQELMLDLARPDGEGPFPAIVFIHGGGWHGGSRKGYIPAIKEAARRGYVAVTITYRLMTFDQTKKETTTAAPIFPAQIEDAKAAVRWVRAKAEKYQVDPDRIGVTGGSAGGHLSLLVGLSDDKDGLEGSGGNPQQSSRVQAVVNVYGPTEMARCYETSSVDWIFRLFMGGTPEEVSETYTKASPITYVSSDDPPVLTLQGDSDLLVPVEQARLLDEKMKAVGATHELIVFEGQGHGFQGEAGVKAITAMWDFFEKHLKP